tcaaaggtTACAGCAAGAAATATGAATATTGAAATTTATTGGGCAAAAACTGAAAAGCTTAAAACTTTACAAAACTCAATAGACATGTCACATTTTTGTGAGAACATTTTAGATCTCCATGAGGAAGATGTTGAATGGGGACTAAGATGTGCTTTTTCAATCCCACAGCAAAATTCTTTATGGCCTATTGTAGTTCAGAAATCTTAACTTTCAGGGCAAGATAGGCACAATCTATACCATGTTCACTGTTTCCATATATCTGGTTTAAATTGACTGCTGTATTTGCTGATGTAATATTGTCATACTCTAAAGATTTTCAGTGTTTAGGCCTGGTATTAATTAAGGATACTGTACTTATTTGATGGAGTGTAACTGTGAGCTCAGTCTGAGTGAATGCAAGACCAGAGCTCAAATGCTCTTTTATGTTAGGAGTAcaggtgtttatttgtttgtttgcttgcttgtttatttgtgtgcttgcttgtctgtttgtttgttcgtttttttcaTCTACAAATGCTAATTTCCTCTGAGGACCTAAAATGCAATTAAAACTTCACAGACATCAACAGTGTTAATTTCAAGTAAATGCTTTAAAATTgtaagactttttaaaaagacatttctaaCCATTACAAAGTCATTTGTATTGTGTAAAATTGGTAGACACTGTTGTTATTCATTTGTACTGGAGAGGGGACAAAGCTACATCTTTCACTAGTGTTTAAAGTGCATTGAAAGGCTTTGTTGCTATCTTTACTggatttaaaaatgttaatgtcttAGATATTGACCtacaaaaacagcaaattaggaaaaaaatgcattgagaATTTAATATAGATAGATGAATGTTATTGTGGGCAAAGAAATCCCCTTCACCTTTGTTTAAACACTCCTGAAATAACAGCACACAGAATTTTCTGTGAGGACTGTCTTACTTGCAAATAGGCCAAAGCTGATATAAAAAGTGAAGATGAGTTTGCCTTATATACCTCTGAGTAGTAGTTAGCAGTACTTTGACTGAACTATCTAATTCCAGCATTGTTTGTGAATGTCAGTGTTGACCATACAGGCATTCTGTAAAGGTCAAGGGCTatacagggattttttttttctttttttagttttgctcactttttgttgttgttgttgttgttgttgttgtttttgcctttcCTTTCATTGATTTGTATTTCATATAGTTTGACAAATATATATTCTAATAAGAGGTATTTACAAAATCATCTTTCTTTTTGGGATTACCCTTGTGTCCCAGTGGGGCATCCCAGTAGTGTTTCCAGCTTGTATGGCTCCCTGGGCGGACCACCCCTtcagctatatatatatatatatatatatatatatatatatatatatatatatatatacacacacacacacacacacacacacacacacacacacacacacacacgtgtgtgtgtgtgtgtgttcaactatatacatacatacatacacacacacacatttaagcccaaaattattcatacccatgccaaatttggatttatagtgaatttccatttgaccaataggtttcatctggctggaaataACATAAACGACATATAAAGTGACAAAAGacggtaagacattgtgtcagagatgttaatgataaattttaACTATTTCTATGTAATCTTaacatttttactaaaaatgccatgtccaaaTTTATTCATACCCCTTGAAATTGTTGCAAATTTTTCAGAAAATGCAAGCGcctataccattccaaatgtTCCTGGTAATTTCTAacatgttctagagcattctaatcaattgagaacagctcatgcagtagttctctagtcagttactagtcaattgcaagtcatggcAAAACCAAAGAGCGTAGTAAGGACCTCCGtttgcacattgtggctgctcacaagaGAGGGGAAGGCTACaaagccatatccaagtgttttcaagtgccagtggccacagtgcaaagcataatctaaaagtacaaggagttccacactgtgaaaaatctcaaagggcGGGAGTAGGAAGCCAAAAGTGAGCCCTGCGCTGGCAAGAAATGCAGTGTGAGAGaccaagaagaatccaaggatcaccaccaaggccatcctgatgaatctgTGCAATTCTGGTGCCAACATCTCAAGGTAGACACTTCAGCGGACACTGCACAAGGGTGGCCTCCATGGACGCTGACCGAGGAGGACTCACTTGGAGGACTctccaagacaggcacacagtGACTCACATAGTCTTTGCAaaagctcacctggacaaagaagaaagcttttggtaaTCTAACCACAGAATTAATGACCAGaagctttcttcttctctgtctcggagaagtggagtcctccttttatagatagatagatagatagatagatagatagatagatagatagatagatagatagatacatacatacatacatacatacatacatacatacatgcatacatagagttgtatatagatatgtatatagataagtagatagagagagagagagagagagataaaaacacCATTCTGCACTAATTGTAATTCTTATAGCTTCACagacaatatgtctgtgaagcCATATATTCACaatattatgaatgaattgttgtttatttggtagcattttgtagtgtgactgattttactaattgttTTAATACTGTACAGGGTTAGAGGTGCGCTATCTGATAGATTCCCCCTCTTTGATAGTTCCTTACTTGTCCCATAATTTAGGACACTGAACTACAATATGCCATCACAAATCTTTCATTTCCAAAAGAACAGCGGTAAATGAGTTGTGCTTTGAGATTGAAGATGTAAAATGTGACACTTTTGTAAGTTTTGTAAAATCTTACATTTTTGCCCAAGAAATCTTAATATTCACGCTGTggcatttgaaaacatttgtgcTCCATCATATTTTCGCATCATACTCACAATGATAAAAGATGGTTAGTTCTCTATTTAATCACAATCACCATGATGTAATATTGTACCCCCTTTGGCCTTTGTTGCATTCAGGTGGGATCATTTTGTATTGATTTACATTGTTACAGACTAATTTAATGTGCAATAACTATCAATAACTCTGTGATCCATCACTTCAATTTTGTTTTGCAGAGTTTCCACCTATGATGGAGGTGAAAGGAGAACCAGGTCCTCAAGGAAAGCCAGGACCAAGAGGCCCTGTTGGACCCCCAGGACTCCCAGGCAAACCAGGATTGGGAAAGCCAGGTCTAAATGGCCAGCAAGGACCCCGGGGGCCACCAGGCTTCCCAGGAATTGGAAAGCCAGGGCCACCAGGCCTGCCTGGAAAAATGGGGCCCAAAGGGATGCAAGGAAACAATGGTGAAATTGGTATGCAGGGTGTGCCAGGACTGAGGGGATTACCAGGGCAACCAGGACAACCAGGCCCATCAGGTCTGTCTTTGAATGGAAAACCAGGGCCCCCTGGAGTCAGGGGGATTCCAGGAAGCAAAGGTGAACCAGGACCAAAAGGGGGTCGTGGAATTCCTGGAGATCGTGGTCCTAAGGGAGAAAATGGCAATGGCAAGCCTGGCCCTCCAGGTCTCAGGGGTCCAAATGGTCCCCAAGGACTTCCAGGTGCTCCTGGTGTTCCTGGTGTGGGCAAGCCAGGGCTGACTGGACTACCTGGTCCATCTGGGCCGAAAGGAGATCATGGAGCTCCTGGAGAACAAGGTCCCCCAGGTGAGGCTGGTGCCCCTGGGCTACAGGGTCAACCAGGAGCACCTGGACTGGGGAAGCCTGGTGTAGATGGTGTGCCAGGCAGGCCAGGTCCCAGTGGACCAAAAGGGGAACCAGGTCTGCGGGGGATTCCAGGGTTTCCTGGAAGTCCAGGATATGGTAAACCTGGGTTGATTGGTCAGAAGGGAGATAGAGGTCCTTCTGGATTACCAGGAGCACCAGGTGATAAAGGAGAACCAGGTTTGGATGGTCTGCCGGGAGATATGGGGCCAAATGGACAGCCAGGACCTCCAGGACTACAAGGTCCAATGGGACTACCTGGAAAGCATGGCATGCCTGGCCTGAAGGGAGAGTTAGGTCCACAAGGGCCTCCAGGTCTGCCAGGATTGCGAGGTGATCAAGGTCCCAGTGGTTTATCAGGAAAACCTGGTGTTCCAGGGGGGCAAGGCCCCCCTGGACCTAATGGAGCCATAGGAAAACCAGGACCTAAAGGTGAAGCAGGTCACATTGGCTTACCTGGCAACCCTGGCCTGACTGGGGCACCAGGGCCTAAGGGAGAGAATGGTTTTCAAGGCTCCCCAGGGCCACGGGGGCAATCTGGTATCCCTGGACAGCCAGGTCCTACGGGTCACATGGGACCACAGGGTCCTCCAGGACTGAAAGGAGAGCCTGGTCCACCAGGGCTCCCAGGTATTAGCAAGAATGGTGACAAGGGTGCACCTGGTCCACAAGGTCCACCAGGAAAACCAGGACCTCCTGGGCTTATTGGCATGCAAGGTGTTCCAGGTCCACCAGGACCTCCTGGCCCCCCTGGTCCCTCAAATGGAGAGACGAAGGTGGCTGGTCTCCAAGGAACAGAACTGGAGGGAGAGTCACTTCCagatggaaaaaatggaaagcCACAATATGGTCGTGGTGAGCTCTCTGCCACAGTTGCCCCCGCATTCACCGCAATCCTTACCACACCTTTTCCACCCTCTGGTATGCCCATCAAATTCGACAGGACTCTGTACAATGGGCAGAATGCATACAATCCTGCCACTGGTATCTTCACCAGCCCAGTGGCTGGAGTCTACTACTTCGCTTATCACGTGCATGTAAAGGGAACGAGCCTGTGGGTGgcactgtacaaaaacaatgTACCTGCCACATACACCTATGATGAATACAAGAAGGGCTATATGGACCAGGCATCAG
This sequence is a window from Chanos chanos chromosome 12, fChaCha1.1, whole genome shotgun sequence. Protein-coding genes within it:
- the col8a2 gene encoding collagen alpha-2(VIII) chain, yielding MTMMLAPVCVLLMLGGHALGGGYPPMPQMKYMQPMMKGPVGPPFREGKGQYLEFPPMMEVKGEPGPQGKPGPRGPVGPPGLPGKPGLGKPGLNGQQGPRGPPGFPGIGKPGPPGLPGKMGPKGMQGNNGEIGMQGVPGLRGLPGQPGQPGPSGLSLNGKPGPPGVRGIPGSKGEPGPKGGRGIPGDRGPKGENGNGKPGPPGLRGPNGPQGLPGAPGVPGVGKPGLTGLPGPSGPKGDHGAPGEQGPPGEAGAPGLQGQPGAPGLGKPGVDGVPGRPGPSGPKGEPGLRGIPGFPGSPGYGKPGLIGQKGDRGPSGLPGAPGDKGEPGLDGLPGDMGPNGQPGPPGLQGPMGLPGKHGMPGLKGELGPQGPPGLPGLRGDQGPSGLSGKPGVPGGQGPPGPNGAIGKPGPKGEAGHIGLPGNPGLTGAPGPKGENGFQGSPGPRGQSGIPGQPGPTGHMGPQGPPGLKGEPGPPGLPGISKNGDKGAPGPQGPPGKPGPPGLIGMQGVPGPPGPPGPPGPSNGETKVAGLQGTELEGESLPDGKNGKPQYGRGELSATVAPAFTAILTTPFPPSGMPIKFDRTLYNGQNAYNPATGIFTSPVAGVYYFAYHVHVKGTSLWVALYKNNVPATYTYDEYKKGYMDQASGSAVLELKENDQVWVQMPSDQANGLYSTEYIHSSFSGFLLCPT